In ANME-2 cluster archaeon, the genomic window GCAATTGCATATACCTCTGATATCTTGTTACCATACAGGTATGAGATCACATCAATATCATGCACACCAAGGTCAAGGATGATACCGACATCCCGGATCCTTGGATTATATGGTCCGACCCTGCGTGTTGATATGGATACGACTTTGCCAAGCAATCCATTGTCAATGATCTCCTTCATCTTTGTAACAGCAGGATTAAAACGCTCAATATGCCCCACCATCAATGTTAATCCCGCATCCTGTGATGCCGATATCATTGCATTTGCATTCTCCACAGTATCAGCGATTGGCTTTTCGATAAGTACATTTGTGCCAGCAGCAATTGCATCAAGTGCGACCTGCCTATGAAGCATGGTCGGCACAACGATGCTCACAGCATCAAGATCCTGTGCCAGCATTTCATTATAATCTGTAAAAGGAAGAGTATTGTAATGAGATGCAAGCTCACCTACACGTTTCTCGTCAACATCAGATATTCCGACCAGTTCAACATCATCCATTTCGCTATATATCCTCACATGATGCTGTCCCATAGCACCAGTACCTATAACTCCTACATGCGGCATGATTATTCAGCTCCTTTAATGACTTCGATAACATAATCCAGTTCATTCTGGGT contains:
- a CDS encoding Gfo/Idh/MocA family oxidoreductase, giving the protein MPHVGVIGTGAMGQHHVRIYSEMDDVELVGISDVDEKRVGELASHYNTLPFTDYNEMLAQDLDAVSIVVPTMLHRQVALDAIAAGTNVLIEKPIADTVENANAMISASQDAGLTLMVGHIERFNPAVTKMKEIIDNGLLGKVVSISTRRVGPYNPRIRDVGIILDLGVHDIDVISYLYGNKISEVYAIAGKDIHSQEDHASIMLKFNGDKAGVVDTNWLTPHKVRKMSVIGIDGVAYLDYNEQTVSIHDGEWIREAKIEKAEPLKRELEHFMDAVRTGDYPIVTGEDGKHALEVALAAIESYKSGQIIRMG